In bacterium, the genomic stretch CGCGCTCAATCACGCCCACGCGATCCAGTTCCTCGTAGCTCATGCTCACTGTCTCCATGCCCGCGGGGGTACCCCGGGCGACTGGAAAAAGCGGACATTTCTACTTTGGAGAAACCGGACATTTCTACTTGGGTACTACAAATACAATGCAATGGGTGTGTGGAAAGCAAATCACGTGCCGGGTTTGGATACATCCCCATGAGAGAAATTTTCCAGGAAAACCGGGTGGTTACGACCTCCCGGGGGTGATGGGCCAGCAGGAAGAGAGATACCCTGGGAAGAGCCGTTCCGTTTGAGCGGAAAACTTCTTCCGCGAGACGGGGTGGGGCCGAAGAATGCCCGGCAGCACGGCTACTGCAGGTAGCCCATCGCGCGCAGCTTCTCGGCGATCCCCGGGTCGATTCGCACGCCCTTCTCGAGCACCTCGTCTGGGGCATCCACTGAGAGATGGGCATCGAGTTCGCCCCGCATGCGCGCGGCCCGAGCGGCCTCGAGGGTGGCGAGGTTGACGTTCTCCGCGGGGTCGACCGTGCGATCGAACAGATACTCGGCTCCGGGTGCCCGTGCCCGGGACTCGACCGCCTCCGGGTCGTCTGCCCGGGCCGGCTCGTTTCGCGCGTAGGTCCAGGCCCCCGTGCTGAGGGCGGTCTGCATCGAAGCGTCCGGGAAGACCGGGACCCCCAGGGCGGCGTAGTTGGCTCGATCGACTGACTCTTCTGCGCCCGTCATCAGCGGCAACAGAGAAGCTCCCTCGAAGCCCTCCGGAACCGGGAGCCCGGCGATCTCGAGGATCGTCGGCGCGAGATCCACGTTGCGGACCTGCGCTGCAATGCGCACGGGCTCCACCGTGAACGGAAGACGGATCACCAGCGGCACCCATACCACGGGTGTCAGCACGTTTCGCGCGTGTCCATGGACACTGTGCTCACCGAAGGTTTCGCCGTGGTCCGAGCCGAGGATCATCACCGTGCGGTCGAGCATGCCGCTTGATGCCAGCGCCTCCCGGACGCGGCGGACGGCGTCGTCCGTCCACAACGTCGCCGCCTGGTATGCGCCCGGATCGTCGGTATCAAAGCGCTGGAACTCCGGCGGGGCGCGGCGTACTCGTGAACGTCCATGAAGTGCAGGTAGAGGAACATCGGCCGCTCCTCGTCTCGGGCCTCGATCAGGCGAGTGGCTTCCTCCACGACCCGGTCCGCGTGGGCTCAGAGGGAGGGCTTCTCGCCGACCGTGACCTTCCCCCGGGCGCCAGAGGGGAACATGTAGCGGTCGAAGCCCTGATGGAAGCCGAAGCTCTGGTGGAGCCAGCCGTTCGTCTGTACCCCGTAGGTTGCGTAGCCTGCCTGCTGAAGCAGCTCCGCGAGGGTCACCGCGGCCTCGCCGAGACCGTCCTGGGCGGCGCGGAGGGCGTGGCTGCGCGGCCAGAGAGAGGTCATGAGCGACGCCATGGACATCTTCGTCCACGAGGACTGGGAGAGGGCGTTCTCGAAGAGAACGCCCCGAGATGCCCAGCGCGCAAGCTCCGGTGTGGTGTCCTTCTCGAAGCCATAGGGTGTGGTCCAATCCGCGCGCAGGGTGTCAACCACGATCAAGACGATGTCCGGCGTGCCCAACGCCGCAAGGCGCGCGGAGATCTCGGCGGCGGGTGTGGGCGGCGGCTTGCAGCCGAACACACACACGAGGAGCAGCGCGGATAGCCACGCGGAGCAGGGCCGCGCGCAGACGGCTTCAGCGGACCTCATCCAGGGCCTCCCGGAGCTGCGGGCGGAGGGGGTGCCCAGCGGGCAACTCGGCGTCCAATGCTGCGAGCAGCGCGCGCGCCTCTCCAGCGCGGCCCGCTCGGGTGTACGCTTGAGCCAGGTGGAGGCGCGCGTCCGGCATCTCCGGGGCCGCTGCATGGGCGCCCTCGAGCAGGGCGATCGCGCGCTCGACCAGGCCCTTGCGAAGGTAGAGGTCGCCGACCGTGTCGGCCACGTAGGGATTCTCTCCGGAGAGTCGATAGGCCTCCTGGCCGGCTGTGAGCGCTGCGTCGAGGTCGCCCTCGGCGGCAAGCAGCATGGCCAGGTTGTTCAACGCCTCGAAGTTGTCCTCGTCGAGTTCCGCCACCCGTCGATAGGCCGCGATGGCCTCCTGGCGCCGGCCCATTCCCGCCAGGGCGGCCCCGAGAAGGGGTTGCGCACGCGCGTCCGCAGGGCGCTCGGCCAGGTAGCGCCGGCAGTCCTCGACCGCTCCGGCGAAGCGGCCGGTGGCGGTGCGAAACCGGCAACGGTCGTAGAGCGGGGAAGGCTGGTCGGGGTCGAGTTCCATGGCGCGATCGACAGCGCGCTCGCCGTCGCTGGCCGCACCGCTGTAGAAGTAGAGGCTTGCGAGGGTTGCGTGGGCCCGAGCATCCTGTGGATGCGCGTCGACGTTCTCCCGCGCGATCGCAAGCCCCTCCTCGGGGGAGCCCAGCATCGCCAAGGCCAACGCCCGCCGGGCTGCGATCCCCCCGTCCTCGTCCGTTGCGCCTTCCGTCTTCGCAAGCTCGGCGAGCGCCTCTTCTCGACGCCCCAGCAGGCGCAGCGCCTGGGCACGGGAGATCCGGAATTCGGCCTCGTCGGGGAACAGCCGGAGGGCGTGGCTCGAGACCTCGAGCAGCTCCTTGCCTCGTTCGAGTTCGATCAGAGCGCGCGAAAGCCAGAGCCATCCCTGCACGTCGGTCCGAGCCACCTGCACGAGCCGGTTGGCGGCGGTCCCGGCTGCCTCCCAGTCGCCGCGACGGACCTCCAGCGCAAGCACGGCACTCACCGGTGCCGACCAGCCCGGGTCACGCAGCGTGGCCATTTCGAAACGGCGCCGGGCGCCCTTGTCATCGCCCGCGGCCTCGAGAGCGCGGCCCAGCCAGAACTGCGTGGTTGCCAGGTCCAGCTTTGGAGCAACGTTGCGCAGCCGCTCCGCGGCGCCGGCGGCATCACCCTCCGCAAGCTCGAAGCGCGCACGCAGATATTCCTCATACGCATCGACCGAATCGGGGGATTCGGCGTACGCGTCTGCCTCGCGGCGGGCACTGGCGAGGTCGCCTCGCTCCATCAGGACCTCGGCGTAGTGGATGCGCAGGGCGGCTTCGTCGGGGAAGCGGACGATGGCGCCGCGCAGCGCCTCCTCGACTCCCGGGCTGTCACCCTGGGCCGCCAGGTAGTTCACCAGCGGGATCACGGCAGCCGGAGAGTCGGAGCCATCGTTCAAGGCCCGGAGGGCTTGCTCGGCCTCTTCCTTGCGGCCGCTGGCGCTGTAGAGCGGGGCGAGCAGCATGTAGTAGTCAAGGGGCGGGGCCTCGCCCTCCAGCTGCTCCTCGAGCAGCTGGATCGCCTCTTCTTGCTTCCCGGTTGCCGCGAGACCTTGGACGAGGATCTGCCATGCCTGGAGGTCGCTGGGATCCCCCGCCACCAGGCTGCGCAGGCCGCCAATGGCCAGCTCCTTCTCGCCCTGCATCATCTGAACCTGGGCGCGCATGAGCTCGAGTTGGCGCCGCAGGGCCGCGGTGGACTCCGAGCTCTGCGAAGCGGCCGCGATGGCGTCATCGATGGCCTGGGCCGCCTCGTCGTGTCGCTTCTCGGTGGTCAGGGTGGCGATGCGCTGGAGGCGGGTCTCGGGCTTGTCGGGGTAGAGATCCTCGGCCTGACGCAGGATCTCGAGGGCGCGCTCGAGGTTCCCGAGGCCGAGCTCCGCTTGAGCATGCAAGAGCAGCGCTTCCGAGTGCCGGGGCGCGTCTTCGGGCACGCGCGCGGCGACGCTCAAGGCGAGGCTCGGGTTGGCGAGGGCAAGCGCGGCCTGAGCAAGGGCGAGCTGCACGTCCACGTCGTCCGGGTAGCGCTCCATACCAGTCTCGAGTAGCCAGAGAGCCCGGGGCATCTCGCCGGCCTGTCCGAGCAGATCGGCCAGCTCGAGGAGCCCCTCGGGCGTATCGGGCGCGGTGCGGCCCAGGTCCGCCACTGCCGCCTGGGCTGCTATCCGGTCCCCGCGTGCCAGGGCCTTCGGCACTGCCTCCTGGGCCCGTTCGACCCGCTCCTCGGACGAGGGACAGCCGACCAGTCCGAGTGCGACGGCCAGGATCAGGATCCACAGGTGCTGCGAAGACATCGAGGAGTACATCGGGCGCGACTATAGCGAGCCGGCGGATTCTCAAAATGGCGGCTCCTGTCGCGCAAGAAGCTCATCGGAGGATAGGCGGGCGAGCCCCCCCCCCCCTCGGCCCGGGCGAGATCGTCGAGACCGGTTACTTCGGCTTCACCGACCTGTTGAACCGCGCTGACATCGCCGCCAACGCCCTGGCAAAGCCGGGCTCGGCCTGGCCATCGTTCGCCGGCTTTCCGACCGTCTCGGCCATCGTGTCGAACTCCGCTCGGCGCCGGGCGAGGGCTCCGTGTTCGCCGTAGAAATCGAAGCGAGCGCGGAGCCGAAGCCAACGCTCACGGCCATGGCCAACCTGAATGCCGTGGTGGTCGATGAGGATGACGAGAGTCGGGCTGAACTCGCCGGTGCCCTCGCGGCTTTCGGCCTGAGCATCACCCAACTCCGGAAGCTCGAAGAACTCGACGCTGCCAGGAACGGCGAGCGACCGCCGGATCTCGCGCTGATCGATCTTCAGCTTGCCGTCGGAGAACACGGTGCCGATGCCATCGCAGCCTTCGTGACCCGTTTCGCCAACCTGCCGATTGCCTTCGTAAGCCAGCAAACATCCGGCGCCAGCTTCGACGCGGCACGTGCATCCGGACAGCCGGTACTTCCGAAGCCGGTCACACCCCTTCGACTGCGCGCCGCACTCCTCCATCTCGTTCCACCGGGCAAGCCGCAGTAGGGCCTGGGCCGCGAGGAGAGAACCGATCCTTCCTCGCGACCAACCCACCGATCGATCCGCTATTTGCTGCGGCCTCAGCTTGCCGGGGCAATGACCCAGCGACCGGCCTGCGAATCCTCAGTGCAGCGTCCCCGAGCGATCGAAGCATGATGTGGATCGGCACCTGGCTCCACTGGACTGCATCCGCGGGTGGATTGGATCGGCCCTGAGCTAGGGCCCGCTCGGGGGCAGTTCAGGCATGTTCTTGATCGGCTGCTTGGGAAGGGGAGTCCGCCGCTTCGGCTTTCGCTTGATTTGATCCGGATGGACGCGCTTTTTCGTGACGTCCGTGACCAGGACGCGAGCGCCCTGGAGGTTGGGCTGAAAGATCATCTCCGGTCCGCTCAGCAGGCGGAGCTCGAGGCGGTAGGCGCCGGACTGGTTGGCAGTCACGCGTTGCAGAAAGGGAGTGCGGCGTTTTCGAACATCCAGGATGGCGCCCTTCACGAATCCACCGTCACGCGTGATCTTCCATTCGACCTGGGCGGACTGTCGGGGGAGTCGATCGCCAAGGCTGGTGCCGGCGACGAAGGTGCCGCCGAAGACCAAGATGTCGCTGACCTGGCCGGTGTTCTTCATCGGCGCGACTCGGAATTCGAGCTCGGCCCGATTTCGGGCGTTCGGGCCGGTGCCCGGTGCGGCCGTGCTTCCGCAATCGTCGGGTAGTTCTGCGATCGGGCTCCTCGCGACGGTGCGTACTACTTCGTCGTCGGCGGCGAGGATGATTCGGTAGCGAGTCCCCGGCGAGACATAAGCGGGAAGATCCGCCGGGATGCGGATCTGGATCTCGGAGTTCGACCATCGCACGATCCGGTCATTGGTAATCGAGACGGTGTATGGGCGGTCCTCGCCGACCTTCACCCAGAGAATCATGAACACGCCGCGAAGGTCCGTGAAATTGGAGCCACGAATGCGCAGCACGTCTCCGGGACACGCGCGCCCCGGTCCGATCGAGGCGATGGACGCCGCCGGCAAGACGGCCTCGAAGGCCAAGCCGGCCGACAGGTCCGGGCCGAGGCCACGTCCTTCGGCGGGTGCGCTCCGCCGGAGGAGGTCGAGGTAGTAGCGGCCCTCACCCGGGACTGGGAGCGGGGCGAGCTCGATTCGGGTGTCTGTCCACGAGCGGATCTGGCCGCCCCTGATCTGGGCGATGGCGCCTCGGCGGTCGCCCCGAACCAACTGGATCTCCATGGAGTCGCGAGCGCCGAAGCCGCTCCCTTCGAGGACGACGTTCTGCCCAATTCTCATTGGGTTCGGCGAGATCCCCGTCGCGGCAAGCTGGGCGCTCGCCGATGTGCTCGCGAGGACGAGTGCGACCAGAAGAAACAGGTACACAAGCGCTTGAGAGCGGATCACGGGCCAGGCTCCTTGGGATTGCAGGCGCTGCAGTTGTGGTTCTGCACTAACGCGCCGATGGCCGATAGAACCGGCCCCCATTTTGGGTGTCGATGGACTCGGAGTTGTTGCTCTCGCTTCTCTCGTGATGGTCGCCGTCGGGATCGATTCGCACGCGAACGCTACCTGCCTCGGCAGCGCCCCCGACCGTCCCCCAGTTCGCCATGTCGCGGAGGTTCGCGCGGGCGTCGTGAGTATCGCCCTCTGCTAGCTGCGGGGTCCTGAAGTGGTGCTGGCGGATGAGCGCACCGGTTCGACCGGTCAGGACCTCGATGATGCCGCCGGTGAAAAGCGGGGTCGAGCTGTGGTTTGTGACGGTTGCCAGGGCGCCCGACGGCCCGGCGGAGTCGTACGTGACTTCCAGGTCAACGGCTAGATCGACCGATCCGAAAGAGCTTCCGGATGCCTCGTCCTGCCGCTCACGCGTGCGCGCGGCCCGGTGATCGATGGACCCGTCGACGGCGTCCACACGCCAGCTCAACGACCGCGAGGCCAGAATTCTACCGTCTCCCGTCAGATCGACCCGGATGCGACCGACACCGTCTTCGCTGCCCGTGCAGGTGTAGAGCATGGGGTTCGGAGGCGTACCCCTTTGGCTCTCGCCTGGTATCAAGTCTCGATGGAGGGTGGTCACATTCTGTCCGACACCGTCGACGCAGGTCGCGCGCAAGTTCTCGACGATCGCTTTGAGACGTCGCCGTTCGCCCGTCTCGTTCTGAATGCGATAGTCGACGAGCAGGACCGCCCAGTCCCTTCCGCGTGTGGCGATTCGGATGTTCGTGATGTCGTCCCGGGCATCGCCGGCGAGGCCCACGAAGCCACCCACGGTGGTGCTGCCCAGCTTCTTCTCGAACACGTTGTTCGCCGCGATCCGGTCCTCGACCACCAGCTTCGCGGTCAGCGTCTCCTCGAGGCCCGGGGGCACGGTGTAGGTCGCGGTGGCGATAAAGCCGTGGCCGCTGCCGATGCGGATCACCTGGGCTCGGCCACGCCACAAAACCCGTCCGCCTTCAGCCGCGCCACCTTGCCTCAACTCGATGTCGCAGCACTCCGCCGCCGACACCGCGCGATCGGCTCGCCCGGTGATCGATACGGTCCGGCCCGTGCGAGCCATCTCCACAAGGCGCACGTCGAAGGGAAGGCTCTCGAGAAGCGCATCCCCCGGTACGGCAGGCAGCGACGAGTTCGCACGAGGCGGCCGCTGGACCATGGGCCCCGCCTTGGGAACCCCACCGCTCTTCTCGTCTGGATTCGATGCCTTCTCGTTGGATCGCATGGCGTCCGGCGAGGTGATCTTCTTCTTGTTCTTCTTCGATCCTTTGCGGGCCTTGGGAGCCGTCTTCAACAACGAATCCTGCGTGCTCTTCGGGATGGGAGCCTGGATGCTCTCCTGCCCCTTTCCCTTCGACGATTCCTTGGGTGCCCCAAGGGCGGCCGGACCCAGGACGAGAGTCACGAAGATCAAAACCAGGATGGACGCACGCATGCGTGGATTCTCCTTGGGCACCGTTGGATTCCCGGACCGAGCAGACTCGCGTGCCGAGCCAGGAACCTATCATGATGGACGGGCGGGCTCGTGAAGCACCCCGTCGGGTCCGTTGGACGATCGGATGTTGTCTCTCCCCCGGCAAGGCGGCGTAGCAGGCGCTCAGCGAGCTTCTCGTTGTAGATCGTAGGCCGGGCCATGGTTGGAAGTCTAGCGAGGCGGCGGTCGCCTATTGGGGAGGCAGTCCCCGAGAACGCCTCGTCCCCTTCCCGGCTGTTTGACATAGGTGGGAATTATCGGGCATCGCGGGAGAAAGCGCGCCTTGCTTCTCCTATACACTCGACGATGTACTAGGCGGGCGGCCTGGGACGGTGAGGACCCACGTCGAGGCTTTGCTGGGAATCCTGCAGGTCGCGAACCGAACGGAAGCCGTCTTCGCACTCATCGAGCGAGGCGTCGTGGCGGGCCCCGACCCGATTGATCTCCCCGCCATTCAGCCGGTTCCTGCCCTCGGTGCAGGCCCTGGGCCCCGCGGCTTGCCCGGCTCGCTGCTCACGCTTCGCTCAAGTGGTTGCCATCAAGAAGGACGCCTGTTTCGGAAAGAGCGCATCGACGAGCGCTGTTTCCTTCACCTGCACGTCGGTAAAGGCGTATTCGAGTTCGCTCAGGGAACGATGACCGAAGAGAAGGTGGAGAAAGGTGAGGTCGGGGAAGGCCGCGTCGCCCACTTCTTCCGTACTCGGCCTCCAGGGCGTCGCAGCCGTCAGGCGACCCTTCTCGAAGCGCAGCCGCACACCCGTCCGATAGAAGCTGAGGGAGAGCGTTCCGTCGTGACCTTCGAAGGGCGATGCGGCCAGGCGCGCCTCCAATGCGGGAGCCACGTGAAGCAGGAAGCCCGGCAGGTCGGCAACCCGGATGTACCAGGCATAGGGCCGACGCTGCTTCCCGACGTCGCCCAGGACATCGAAAGCCGGATGGTCGGTGCCGAGCACCAGTCCCGCACCCGCATGCTCGCACTTCCCAGCCGCCGCCAACTCCCCGCCGATCTCTCGAAGGTCGTGAAGCGCCGCCATCAGAGGCGATTTCCAACCCGTTCCGGCGGCCACCTCGAGAAACGGCGTCCAGGTATGGCCGTTCTCCAGGAGGATCGGAACATGATTGAAGACCGCCCGGGGCTCCCCGCTTTCGGTCTCGACGATCCTCAGGAATCGGGTCTGGGTCGAGAACGCGAAGCGGCCATCGAGTTCGAATTCCCAGAAGGCCTGATCGCGTTTGCAGATGAGGCGGTAGCGCTGCATGCCGTAGTCGAATGTGCGGGCGATGAATTCCTCGTCGCCCTTCTCCGCGGCGCGCACGCAGAGCCCCGCGACTGGCTCCGTCGGGAGATTCGCGCGCGGCACCATTCTTCCGCCGAATCGCTGAGCCGCCATCTCATAGCCGAATTGTCGGTAGTAGAAGGGAATCCCGTCGATCACCTGCAGCCTGTCGCCGCCTTCGTCGCTCCAGCGATGCACCTCGGCGAACTGGCGCGCAATCAGCTTCCGATGCCGGTAGTCGGGACGGGTCCCGACCAGTTCGGGCATGCCGGCCGCTACCTCGACGCCGTCGTAGGCAAACCGATGCCGCAACAAACAGAGGGACGAAGCGACGAGCTCGCGCTGCGTATCATGGACGAGCAGGAAATCCCGGGCCCGCGCCCTCGGATGGCTGCCGTCCATGAGCTGTCGCACCCACCCCGCGATGTGTTCGTAGCGGTCGAAGTCAGGCGGATCCGCCTGGACCACGGCCTGGAAGGCAGCGATCGCCTCGATGTCTTCTTCCCGGGCGCGGCGCAGCAACAAGCCGTCGCCGAGGTCTTCGATCAGTTCGTCCGGGCGAGCGGGCCCCGGAGCGGGGAGGTCTGAAAAATCACGCTTATCCTGAGGCATGAGAACTCCTCGGTGGCGGCGCATGGGCAAGCAGCCGCTGGTGCGAGAATAAATGGAGATCGCGCACGCAGGCGACCCTGCGCACGGATGGGGCGGCCCAGGCAGAACCGGGGCGCCAGACCAGACGATCAGCTACGACGCTTGGCTTCCATTCGGATCCTCGATGAGGAGTTCGGGGCCAAGCATACTCCGCGCTCGAGCCGGCGCAAAGCAGGGCCGCCGATTCAGGGAAGGCGTTTCGAAGCGTATTCTGGAACCCGGCTCCGGACATGCTCGAAGAGCGCCGCCAGTCGATCCACCGATGCGCCGAGTTCACCCGCACTCCGGCCCGGTGCCCCGAGAATCTCATCGAGGAGCTCCCTGTCGGAGGCAGTGAACACGGCCAATGCCGCCTTGTCCGAAAGGAAGTAGCGCTCCTCCGCGGCGTGCAGGACCTGGGTCAGGCAGCCCGCAGCCCGAGTCAGACAACCCACCGTGTTGTAGACATCGCCACGCGCAGCGTGCTTGCGAGCGTGGTAGAGCGTGAACTCGGCGAGCCCGAGATAGTCGAGCTGCAATCGCCTCCGCAGGGCCGGAGGGTACGTCGCGACCCGCGCCTTCAAAGCCGCAAGGATGCCTTCACGATCCCGGAGCGGCTGACACACGTCGAGTTCTGCAAGCAGTGTCACACTGAAGAATCCGTGTGTGGGTTGCTGGCCCGCATGCCATTGATGATCGCCCCGCTCTGCCGCATCGATTTCCCGGGAGAGCCGGTCGAGATCCCTGTAGATCCAATCGACTCGTTCTCCGTCGACGCGTAGCCAGGCGCCTCCGTCCATCCATGGGCCCCAGCCCCCTGGCTCGGTCACGCTCGAAGCCCCTTTCGGATCGAGCTCGTTCGCAAACGCGCGCAGGCCTGCGACATCGAGAGGGCGCGCTTCGCGGTAGTACACGCCCAGATCGAGATCCGAATCCGGACGGGCGGTACCGGCCGCATGGGAGCCACCGAGAGCGACGGCCGCGACGCCCTCCACCCGCGCCAGCCCGTCGGTCACCCTCGCAAGGAGCGTCTCCTGCTCGGGCGTGAGCGACACCTCAGAACTCCGCGTAGCCTGGGACACGCGGGAACGGAATGACGTCGCGGATATTGGCCATCCCGGTTGCGAACTGCACCAGCCGCTCGAAACCCAGGCCGAAGCCCGCATGCGGCACGGAACCGAAGCGGCGTAGATCCAGGTACCAGCCGTACTCTTCGAGGTCGAGGCCCTGGGCCAGCATGCGCTCCTTCAACGCGTCGTGGCGGTGTTCACGCTGGGAGCCGCCCACGATCTCGCCGATCCGCGGAACCAACACATCCATCGCACGCACCGTCTTGCCATCGTCGTTGGCATACATGTAGAAAGCCTTGATCCCGGCCGGATAGTCGGTGACGACGAGCGGCTTCCCGACCAGTTCCTCGGTGAGCCAGCGTTCATGCTCGCTCTGAAGGTCTGCGCCCCAGCGAACCGGATACTCGAACTTCTGGCCACTTGCCTCGAGACGCTCGACGGCCTCGGTGTAGGTCATCTGCTCGAAGGGCGTCTCGGCCACGTGTTCGAGTGCCGCAACCACGCCCTTCTCGACGCGCTCATCGAAGAACGACATGTCCTCGGCACAATTGTCGAGAATGGCTTTCATCACGACGCGAAGGAAACTCTCCGCCAGCTCCGCGTTGCCCCGCAGATCACAGAATGCCATCTCGGGCTCGACCATCCAGAACTCGGCAAGGTGGCGGCTGGTGTTCGAGTTCTCGGCGCGAAAGGTCGGCCCGAAGGTGTAGACGTTGCTGAGGGCGAGCGCGCCGATCTCGGCCTCGAGCTGCCCGGAAACCGTGAGCCGGGTCGGCCGGCCGAAGAAAGCCTCCCCGCCCTCGACCTCGAACATCTCGCCAGCACCTTCGGCATCGGCGCCCGTCAGGATCGGCGTATGCAGCCAGACGAATCCGCGCTCCTGGAAGAACTGGTGAATGGCCTGAGCCGCGACATTGCGAACCCGGAAGACGGCGCCTAGCGAGTTGGTACGCGGGCGCAGATGCGCGATGGTTCGAAGGTACTCGAAGGAATGTCGCTTCTTTTGCAGCGGGTAGTCGTCGGCCGCCTCGCCGACGATTTCGAGCTGCGTAGCCCGCAACTCGACACGTTGGCCCTTGCCCGGCGACTCGACCAGCTCCCCCTGCACGCGTACAGCCCAACCGGTTCCGAGGAGCCGAACCTCGCTCTCGTAGTTCTCGAGCTCAGGCGGCGCCACGACCTGGAGCCCCGCCAGACTCGAGCCATCCGTTAGATCCAAGAAGGAGAGGCCCTTCGAATGGCGGGCCGTGCGCAGCCAACCCTGCATGCTGACCGAATCGCCTACGCGGCCCTCGGCAAGAACGGACTTCACGCTAGGCGCTGTCATGCAGGAATCTCCGGATCGAGGCTCGCTCCGAGCGACAACAGCTCTTCTGCGGCACCGGGCACGAACGTGGATTGCAGGATTTCGTAGGCGAGGTGGGCCCCGGGCTCTTCGAAATTCAGCGAATGAGGGAGATAGCGCATCCAACCTCCGGCGATCGAGAGTACGGCAGCTGGATGGTCTGCGACGCGCGCCTCCCAGGCAAAGCCGACATCCACCGTCGGCTCGAAGGGCAGAGCCAGCAGCCGCAGGGGCCCGAGCTGCAGGACCTGGACCGCAACTTCGGGTGTGTCGCCGAACGCGAACCGCCGAGCCGTCCGATCCCGCAGGTAGCGACGGACGCGAGCAATCCGTTCGCGGCGCTCTTCTTGCGGGTATTGCGCTGTGCGCTCGGCCTCCATGCGAAACAGGTCCCCGATTCCAGCCTTTGCGTCCTCGGGGAGATCCAGTGCGGCAAGAGCATCCGCTCGCAGGTCTGCGCTCACCGGGTGAGCAGAGAGACGAACCCGGCCCGAGACCACGCCAATCGAAACTTCGCCATCAAGAGCGATCTCCCGAGCCACCCGCACGACCTCGTCGCCCACCTCGCTCCCCAGCTCGAGAACCGTATCGAAGCCCTCGCCGACGCTTTGCGCGGGAATCGCCAGATCCA encodes the following:
- a CDS encoding GNAT family N-acetyltransferase — translated: MPQDKRDFSDLPAPGPARPDELIEDLGDGLLLRRAREEDIEAIAAFQAVVQADPPDFDRYEHIAGWVRQLMDGSHPRARARDFLLVHDTQRELVASSLCLLRHRFAYDGVEVAAGMPELVGTRPDYRHRKLIARQFAEVHRWSDEGGDRLQVIDGIPFYYRQFGYEMAAQRFGGRMVPRANLPTEPVAGLCVRAAEKGDEEFIARTFDYGMQRYRLICKRDQAFWEFELDGRFAFSTQTRFLRIVETESGEPRAVFNHVPILLENGHTWTPFLEVAAGTGWKSPLMAALHDLREIGGELAAAGKCEHAGAGLVLGTDHPAFDVLGDVGKQRRPYAWYIRVADLPGFLLHVAPALEARLAASPFEGHDGTLSLSFYRTGVRLRFEKGRLTAATPWRPSTEEVGDAAFPDLTFLHLLFGHRSLSELEYAFTDVQVKETALVDALFPKQASFLMATT
- a CDS encoding tetratricopeptide repeat protein, with the translated sequence MSSQHLWILILAVALGLVGCPSSEERVERAQEAVPKALARGDRIAAQAAVADLGRTAPDTPEGLLELADLLGQAGEMPRALWLLETGMERYPDDVDVQLALAQAALALANPSLALSVAARVPEDAPRHSEALLLHAQAELGLGNLERALEILRQAEDLYPDKPETRLQRIATLTTEKRHDEAAQAIDDAIAAASQSSESTAALRRQLELMRAQVQMMQGEKELAIGGLRSLVAGDPSDLQAWQILVQGLAATGKQEEAIQLLEEQLEGEAPPLDYYMLLAPLYSASGRKEEAEQALRALNDGSDSPAAVIPLVNYLAAQGDSPGVEEALRGAIVRFPDEAALRIHYAEVLMERGDLASARREADAYAESPDSVDAYEEYLRARFELAEGDAAGAAERLRNVAPKLDLATTQFWLGRALEAAGDDKGARRRFEMATLRDPGWSAPVSAVLALEVRRGDWEAAGTAANRLVQVARTDVQGWLWLSRALIELERGKELLEVSSHALRLFPDEAEFRISRAQALRLLGRREEALAELAKTEGATDEDGGIAARRALALAMLGSPEEGLAIARENVDAHPQDARAHATLASLYFYSGAASDGERAVDRAMELDPDQPSPLYDRCRFRTATGRFAGAVEDCRRYLAERPADARAQPLLGAALAGMGRRQEAIAAYRRVAELDEDNFEALNNLAMLLAAEGDLDAALTAGQEAYRLSGENPYVADTVGDLYLRKGLVERAIALLEGAHAAAPEMPDARLHLAQAYTRAGRAGEARALLAALDAELPAGHPLRPQLREALDEVR
- a CDS encoding nucleotidyltransferase domain-containing protein is translated as MRASAWVSSGWCSSQPGWPISATSFRSRVSQATRSSEVSLTPEQETLLARVTDGLARVEGVAAVALGGSHAAGTARPDSDLDLGVYYREARPLDVAGLRAFANELDPKGASSVTEPGGWGPWMDGGAWLRVDGERVDWIYRDLDRLSREIDAAERGDHQWHAGQQPTHGFFSVTLLAELDVCQPLRDREGILAALKARVATYPPALRRRLQLDYLGLAEFTLYHARKHAARGDVYNTVGCLTRAAGCLTQVLHAAEERYFLSDKAALAVFTASDRELLDEILGAPGRSAGELGASVDRLAALFEHVRSRVPEYASKRLP
- a CDS encoding sulfatase-like hydrolase/transferase, which produces MDEDVHGVAHDLSLAAQPRPPRRPGRSRRGRGDPRGAASAGRLRNLRGTDERLAPPELRLPSGLRPLHVPLWRPGEGHGRREALPLSPRGPGRGGSHSPDRGPRRGAADVPLPALHGRSRVRRAPPEFQRFDTDDPGAYQAATLWTDDAVRRVREALASSGMLDRTVMILGSDHGETFGEHSVHGHARNVLTPVVWVPLVIRLPFTVEPVRIAAQVRNVDLAPTILEIAGLPVPEGFEGASLLPLMTGAEESVDRANYAALGVPVFPDASMQTALSTGAWTYARNEPARADDPEAVESRARAPGAEYLFDRTVDPAENVNLATLEAARAARMRGELDAHLSVDAPDEVLEKGVRIDPGIAEKLRAMGYLQ
- the asnS gene encoding asparagine--tRNA ligase is translated as MTAPSVKSVLAEGRVGDSVSMQGWLRTARHSKGLSFLDLTDGSSLAGLQVVAPPELENYESEVRLLGTGWAVRVQGELVESPGKGQRVELRATQLEIVGEAADDYPLQKKRHSFEYLRTIAHLRPRTNSLGAVFRVRNVAAQAIHQFFQERGFVWLHTPILTGADAEGAGEMFEVEGGEAFFGRPTRLTVSGQLEAEIGALALSNVYTFGPTFRAENSNTSRHLAEFWMVEPEMAFCDLRGNAELAESFLRVVMKAILDNCAEDMSFFDERVEKGVVAALEHVAETPFEQMTYTEAVERLEASGQKFEYPVRWGADLQSEHERWLTEELVGKPLVVTDYPAGIKAFYMYANDDGKTVRAMDVLVPRIGEIVGGSQREHRHDALKERMLAQGLDLEEYGWYLDLRRFGSVPHAGFGLGFERLVQFATGMANIRDVIPFPRVPGYAEF
- a CDS encoding response regulator; translation: MFAVEIEASAEPKPTLTAMANLNAVVVDEDDESRAELAGALAAFGLSITQLRKLEELDAARNGERPPDLALIDLQLAVGEHGADAIAAFVTRFANLPIAFVSQQTSGASFDAARASGQPVLPKPVTPLRLRAALLHLVPPGKPQ
- a CDS encoding sulfatase-like hydrolase/transferase yields the protein MRSAEAVCARPCSAWLSALLLVCVFGCKPPPTPAAEISARLAALGTPDIVLIVVDTLRADWTTPYGFEKDTTPELARWASRGVLFENALSQSSWTKMSMASLMTSLWPRSHALRAAQDGLGEAAVTLAELLQQAGYATYGVQTNGWLHQSFGFHQGFDRYMFPSGARGKVTVGEKPSL